The genomic interval GTGCCTGTGCCAGCGCTGCCTGCTGGGCGAGATCGCGCTCGCCGATGAAGTCGAGATGCGGATCGGCGACGCGAGAGTGCGCTATACCCGCGACGGAGAAAAGGCAGAGCCGGCCACGCGCACGTTCGTCGCGCCGGTGAAGGTCCAGTCGGCTTCCGGCAGCAACTAGCGCCCGCGCTCTTTCCTTCGCACGAGAGCAGCAGAAATCCTTCCTCTAAGCGCGCGGGTCGCGGATAATCCCAGCATCGCCAGGTTAGCCAAATCCCGCCGCGCCCGATTGCGCGCCCGCGCCGATGCTGCCGACATCCTCGCTGGGGCGAGCGACCATCTTGGTCCGGTGGTGCGTGTGCTCGCCGACCATGCCACGGTGGTGGTGAGTGGGACGAAACTCGCCGAAGAGATCGGCATCAGCCGCTCGGCGGTCTGGCGCTCGGTCGAACACTTGCGCGAGTTGGGCGTGGCCATCGCGGGACATCCGCGCACCGGCTATCAACTGAAGCAGATGCCCGACCTGCTGCTCGCCGAGTTCCTCGTGCCGCTGGTGCGGGGAACGATCTTCGGGGGCGCGGGAAAGATCCATCATTACTTTCGCGCCGGCTCCACCAACGCGCTGGGGATGCAGGCGGGCGCTTCGGGCGAGCCCGAAGGCGCCGTCTTCATCGCCGAGGAGCAGACGGCGGGGCGCGGCCGCGGCGGGCACACGTGGGAGTCGGAAAAATCGGTGGGCATCTATTGTTCCGCGTTGCTGCGTCCGCAAGTCTCGCCGGCGGAGGCGCTGCCCCTCTCGCTCGCGGCCGGACTGGCAGTCGCGACGGCGATCGCCGCGGCTACCGGCATGAAGCCCGATCTGCGCTGGCCCAACGATGTGTTACTCGACGGGAAAAAGTTCTGCGGCATCCTGACCGAGATGAATGCCGAAGCCACGCGCGTGCGCTACGCGGTCATCGGAGTCGGCATCAATGTGAACCAGGTGAAGTTCGCGGGCGAGCTGGCCGGTACTGCCACCTCGCTGCGCCTGGCCGGCGGACGCGAGTGGTCGCGCCTGGAGCTAGCCGCCGCTCTGCTAAAATCG from Acidobacteriota bacterium carries:
- a CDS encoding biotin--[acetyl-CoA-carboxylase] ligase, whose protein sequence is MRARADAADILAGASDHLGPVVRVLADHATVVVSGTKLAEEIGISRSAVWRSVEHLRELGVAIAGHPRTGYQLKQMPDLLLAEFLVPLVRGTIFGGAGKIHHYFRAGSTNALGMQAGASGEPEGAVFIAEEQTAGRGRGGHTWESEKSVGIYCSALLRPQVSPAEALPLSLAAGLAVATAIAAATGMKPDLRWPNDVLLDGKKFCGILTEMNAEATRVRYAVIGVGINVNQVKFAGELAGTATSLRLAGGREWSRLELAAALLKSLDAAYRSLLEAGPAKVIADFEQRSSYARGKRVRVLSDGRGAGDVDAEYEGVTDGLDARGFLKVKTGDAVRTVLSGGVREI